The Triticum aestivum cultivar Chinese Spring chromosome 7B, IWGSC CS RefSeq v2.1, whole genome shotgun sequence genome window below encodes:
- the LOC100146092 gene encoding V-type proton ATPase subunit B 1, with product MGLVKEGADMEEGTLEIGIEYRTVSGVAGPLVILDKVKGPKYQEIVNIRLGDGTTRRGQVLEVDGEKAVVQVFEGTSGIDNKYTTVQFTGEVLKTPVSLDMLGRIFNGSGKPIDNGPPILPEAYLDISGSSINPSERTYPEEMIQTGISTIDVMNSIARGQKIPLFSAAGLPHNEIAAQICRQAGLVKRLEKGKHAEGGGEDDNFAIVFAAMGVNMETAQFFKRDFEENGSMERVTLFLNLANDPTIERIITPRIALTTAEYLAYECGKHVLVILTDMSSYADALREVSAAREEVPGRRGYPGYMYTDLATIYERAGRIEGRTGSITQIPILTMPNDDITHPTPDLTGYITEGQIYIDRQLHNRQIYPPINVLPSLSRLMKSAIGEGMTRRDHSDVSNQLYANYAIGKDVQAMKAVVGEEALSSEDLLYLEFLDKFERKFVAQGAYDTRNIFQSLDLAWTLLRIFPRELLHRIPAKTLDAFYSRDAAH from the exons ATGGGTCTGGTGAAGGAGGGCGCCGACATGGAGGAGGGAACCCTGGAGATCGGCATAG AGTACAGGACAGTTTCTGGTGTGGCAGGACCTCTGGTTATCTTGGACAAAGTAAAG GGCCCAAAATACCAGGAGATTGTAAACATCCGATTGGGAGATGGCACCACTCGGCGTGGTCAAGTTCTGGAAGTTGATGGTGAAAAGGCTGTTGTGCAG GTCTTCGAAGGCACTTCAGGAATAGACAACAAATACACAACTGTTCAGTTCACAGGCGAG GTCCTGAAAACTCCTGTCTCACTTGATATGCTTGGACGCATTTTTAACGGCTCTGGAAAACCTATTGATAATGGCCCCCCGATATTGCCTGAGGCCTACTTGGATATCTCCG GAAGTTCTATCAACCCAAGTGAGAGAACCTACCCAGAGGAGATGATTCAAACAGGCATATCTACAATTGATGTCATGAACTCCATTGCTCGAGGGCAAAAGATTCCTCTCTTTTCTGCTGCTGGTCTTCCTCATAATGAAATCGCTGCTCAGATTTGTCGTCAGGCTGGTCTTGTCAAGAGGCTGGAGAAAGGAAAGCATGCAGAG GGTGGTGGTGAAGATGACAATTTTGCTATTGTGTTTGCTGCTATGGGAGTGAACATGGAGACAGCCCAATTCTTCAAACGCGATTTTGAAGAGAATGGTTCAATGGAGAGGGTCACCCTTTTCCTGAACTTG GCAAATGATCCCACGATCGAACGTATCATCACCCCTCGTATTGCGCTAACAACAGCAGAATATTTGGCATATGAATGTGGGAAGCACGTTCTTGTCATCTTGACAGATATGAGTTCATATGCAGATGCACTTCGTGAG GTATCAGCAGCCCGAGAAGAGGTGCCAGGTAGGCGTGGTTATCCTGGATATATGTATACTGATCTGGCAACCATTTATGAGCGTGCTGGGCGTATTGAAGGAAGAACAGGCTCCATTACCCAAATACCCATTCTAACTATGCCTAATGATG ATATCACACATCCAACTCCTGATCTCACGGGGTACATTACTGAAGGACAGATATACATTGACAGACAGCTCCATAACAGACAG ATATACCCACCCATCAATGTCCTTCCATCTCTCTCTCGGTTGATGAAG AGTGCTATTGGTGAGGGTATGACCCGGCGAGACCATTCAGATGTGTCTAACCAG CTTTATGCCAACTATGCCATTGGAAAGGATGTCCAGGCCATGAAAGCAGTTGTGGGAGAGGAGGCTCTCTCTTCTGAAGATCTG CTTTATCTAGAATTCCTGGACAAATTTGAGAGGAAATTTGTAGCACAGGGAGCATATGATACTCGGAACATCTTCCAGTCACTTGACCTAGCATGGACATTGCTTCGCATCTTCCCTCGCGAGCTCCTCCATCGTATCCCTGCGAAGACCTTGGATGCATTCTACAGCAGAGATGCTGCCCACTGA